A region of the Clostridium estertheticum subsp. estertheticum genome:
TTATTATGAATCCAGAAACAGGAGAAATAGAAGTTGTGATAAATGGTGATCAATAGGTACAAAACAAGAATAGGATGTGAAATTTGTGGATAGTGAAAAGCAACAATTAAGTGTTGAAGTGGCAAGATTATATTATCAGTCAGATTATAGCCAACAACAGATTGCGCTGCAACTTGGAATATCAAGACCGACTATATCTAGACTTCTTCAATATGCCAAAATAAAAGGTTATGTAAAAATTAGTATTATTGATCCATTTGATGATTTAGATAAATTAGCCTATGAATTAAAAGAAAAATATGAATTAAATGATGTTCATGTTGTTTTCTCACCTAGGGATGATTATGTTTCTAGCAGAGAATATATTAGTAAAGAAGCAGCAGAATATTTACAAGGAACCATAAAGAATGGAGATATTATTGGGGTAAGTTGGGGAACAACAATGTATGAGGTTGCAAAAAGACTTATGCCACAAAGTGTTAAAGGCATAGAAGTAGTTCAGCTAAAAGGTGGAATTAGTCATTCAGATGTAAATACATACGCCTCAGAAACAATTGCTCTTTTTGCTGAAGCGTTTAAGACAGTTCCAAGATACTTACCTCTTCCTGTAATTTTTGATAATGCCATCGTGAAACAAATGGTAGAAGAGGATCGTCATATAAAAAGTACTATGGAAATGGGGATTCAAGCTAATGTAGCTATCTTTACCGTTGGTACTGTTCGTGATGGGGCTTTACTTTTTCGTTTAGGTTATTTAAATGAAAAAGAGAAAAAGATTTTAATGGAAAAGAGTGTAGGAGATATTTGTTCACGTTTTTTTGATGAGAATGGTGAAATATGTGATGAACAAATTAACAATCGTACCATAGGGATATCTATAGATGAGCTTAAACAAAAGGAGAAATCTATTTTAGTTGCAGGTGGTAAACTGAAATTGAAAGCTATAAAAGGAGCATTAAAAGCTAAAAGTGCCAATATACTAATTACAGATCAATATACTGCAAAGAGACTTTTAGAATAATATTTGAACATAATTTCATGTATAGCTTTACAAAGTTTCAAAAAAGCCTTATTATAAAATTATAATAAGGCTTAAAAAGGAGGGTTATAATTAATATGGAATATGAAAAATTAGTTTCACAGGCTTTACAGGCAAGAAAAAATGCATATGCTCCTTATTCTAATTTTAAAGTTGGTGCAGCTGTACTAACTAATGACGGAAAGATATTTACAGGGTGTAATATTGAAAATGCATCATATGGTGCTACTAATTGTGCGGAAAGAACAGCTATATTTAAAGCCGTTTCTGAAGGTTATACAACTATTAAAGCAATTGCTATAGTAGGAGTACAAAATGACTATACTTATCCTTGTGGTATTTGTAGACAAGTAATAGCTGAATTTGCAACAGACGATACTAAAATAATTTTAGGTAAAAATGATACTGAATATTTAGTTAAAACATTAGATGAAATATTACCAGGAGCTTTTACTAAGAAAGATTTAGGCAAGTAAGAAAATATTCTGTTGGCGTATAACACAAATAATCAAACTTAAAAGCATATTTATATAATTGTTTTACTTTAAACAATTATATAAAATATGCTTTTTGTTTTCAAAATTTATTTGTACGATTTAATAACTATTTTATCCTTAATATAGAATTTTAAAATAGTCAAAATCTAATTATAAAATATCTTGAAAAATATAGTGAACAAAATTTCAAATTAGTCTTTACAAATGTTCAAATAAGATTTATTATAAAAGTATAATAAAGAAAAAAAGGAGATTTACAATGAATATTGCTACAATTATTGATCATACTGAACTTAAACCAGATGCAACTAAGGAACAAATATTACAATTAATAAAAGAGGCAAAAACAAACAAATTTGCATCCGTTTGTGTAAATCCAAAATGGACTAAAGAGGCAAGTCTAGGATTAAAAGATAGTGGAGTAAGTGTATGTGTTGTTATAGGATTTCCACTTGGTGCAAACACAACTGAAACAAAAGCATTTGAAGCAAGTGACGCAATTAAAAATGGAGCAACAGAAGTCGATATGGTTATTAGCGTTGGTGAACTGAAGGATAAAAACTATACATACGTTGAGGACGATATTAAGGCTGTTGTTGAAGCAGCAAAAGGAAAAGCACTTGTAAAAGTTATTATTGAAACTTGTCTTTTAACAAAAGATGAAAAAATAAAAGCTTGTGAGCTCGCTAAAAAAGCAGGAGCGGATTTTGTAAAAACATCAACAGGATTTTCAAAAGGTGGAGCAACGGTGGAAGATGTTAAATTAATGCGTGAAACAGTAGGGACAGAAATGGGTGTAAAAGCTTCAGGTGGTATTCATACCAAAGAAGAGGCTACACAAATGATTAATGCTGGTGCAAATCGTATTGGAACAAGCTCAGGTATTTCTATTATTTCATAAAAAATGAAAAGGAAATTAACAATAATAACATTACTTATTGTTAATTTCTAAAATAATTTGCCTTTTGTGTAAACGTTATATAAATTATGTAAATATTTAGGGGGAATCAAAATGAAATATATTATTGGAATTATAGGTTTAATTGTTGTCTTAGGCCTTGCATGGATTACTAGTGCTGATAAAAAAAAGGTAAAATACCGACCTATCGTTGTAATGGTTATTTTACAATTCATACTTGGATTTATATTGCTAAATACTGGTGTTGGTAATTTTTTAGTAGGTGGAGTAGCAAGTGGGTTCAGTTTATTGCTTAAATGTGCTGCTGAAGGCGTAAATTTTGTATTTGGTGGATTAGTAAATGATAACCAATTTACATTTTTTATAGGTGTTCTTTTGCCAATAGTATTTATTTCTGCTCTAATTGGAATTCTACAGTACTGGAAGGTATTACCGTTTGTAATTAAATATATCGGATTAGGTTTAAGCAAAATTAATGGTATGGGTAAGCTCGAATCATATAATGGAGTAGCTGCTGCTATTCTTGGTCAATCAGAAGTGTTTATATCAGTTAAAAAAGAACTAGATCTATTACCAGAGCATCGTCTTTATACCCTTTGTGCGTCAGCTATGTCAACAGTGTCTATGTCAATAGTTGGTTCTTATATGGTTCTTTTAAAACCTAGATATGTTGTAACAGCACTTATTTTAAACTTATTTGGTGGATTTATCATATGTTCAATTATAAATCCATATACAGTAACAGCAGAGGAAGATATATTAGTAGTTAAAGAAGAAAAAAAGCAATCTTTCTTTGAAATGCTTGGTGAATATATTATGGATGGATTCAAAGTAGCCATCATAGTTGGAGCAATGCTTATTGGATTCGTAGCCATAATTGCTATGATTAATATGGCCTTCAAAGGTGTTTTTGGTATTTCTTTTCAAAATATATTGGGATATGTATTTTCACCATTTGCTATTTTAATGGGGGTGCCTTTTAAGGAGGCAGTACCTGCTGCAAGCATAATGGCAACAAAATTAGTATCAAATGAATTTGTTGCAATGACTAGTTTAGCAAGTATACATTTAACCGCAAGAACAACGGCTATTGTTTCTGTATTTTTAGTTTCTTTTGCAAACTTTTCATCCATTGGAATTATTGCAGGGGCAGTAAAAGGACTTAATGAAAAACAAGGTAATGTCGTTGCTAGATTTGGTTTAAAACTATTATTTGGTGCAACATTAGTTAGTGTATTAACAGCAACTGTTGTTGGTTTAATTATATAAGACAAAAGAAAGAAGGGGTTAAAATGGAAAAATTTAAAAGGATTCATATTATAGTGATGGATTCAGTCGGTATTGGTGAATCACCAGATTCAAAGGATTTTGATGATTTCAATGTTAATACATTAGCTCATATTGCGCAGAAGAAAAATGGACTTAATTTGCCCAATATGGAAGCCTTGGGATTATCAAACATTTATGAAATAAAAGGCGTAGAAAAAGCAATTCATCCAAAAGCTTATTATACAAAAATGCAAGAAGCCTCTTGTGGGAAAGATACAATGACAGGTCACTGGGAAATGATGGGATTATTTATCGATAAACCGTTTCGTGTTTTTCTAGATGGTTTTCCAAAGGAATTAATTGAAAAAATTGAGACTTTTTCTGGTAGAAAAATTATAGGAAATAGACCTGCTAGTGGAACAGAAATCATAAAAGAACTTGGTGAAAGGCAGCTTAAAACAGGAGAGTTAATAGTATATACATCGGGAGATTCTGTGCTACAAATTGCTGCAAATGAAGAAATTATACCCTTAGATGAATTATATAAAATTTGCGATTATTGTCGCAAAATAACACTAGATAATCCATATAAGTTAGGAAGGATTATTGCTAGGCCATTTGTTGGTAAAACTGCAGATACTTTTAAGAGAACTTCTAATCGTCATGATTATGCGTTAAAACCTTTTGATAAAACAGTAATGAATTATTTGAAAGATGATAATCTAGACTCTATTGCAATTGGAAAAATTTCAGATATATTTCTTGGAGAAGGAGTTACAAAAGCAATTAGAACTACATCTAACATGGATGGTATGGATAAATTAATAACATTATTAGATGAGGAATTTCATGGCATTAGTTTCCTTAATCTAGTGGATTTTGATGCAGTTTATGGACATCGTCGTGATCCAACAGGTTATGGTGATGCATTAGAAGCTTTTGATAAAAGGTTACCAGAAGTCTTCGAAAAATTACAAGAGGATGACTTATTATTAATTACAGCAGATCATGGAAATGATCCAACTTATCGAGGAACAGATCATACAAGGGAATATGTCCCACTACTTGCTTATTCAAAACGGTTCAAGGAAGGTAAAGATTTAGGAGTACGCAAAACATTTGCTGATATAGGGGCAACTGTTGCTTATAATTTTAATGTTAAGATTCCAAAATATGGCGAAAGCTTTTTAGAAAAATTAAAATAAAAGGGTGGTAATAAAAATGAGAATGGTAGATGTAATTTCAAAAAAACGTGATGGTAAAGAATTAACAACAAAAGAAATCAATTTTTTTATAGAAGGTTATACTAAAGGAGACATCCCTGATTACCAAGCAAGTTCGCTTGCAATGGCTATTTATTTTCAAGACATGAATGATCGTGAGAGAGCAGATTTGACTATGGCTATGGTTAATTCTGGCGAAACTATTGATTTATCAAAAATCGAAGGTATAAAAGTAGATAAACACTCAACAGGTGGTGTAGGCGATACAACAACGCTAGTACTCGCACCGCTAGTTGCTGCTTTGGATATACCAGTTGCTAAAATGTCTGGACGAGGACTTGGACATACTGGCGGAACAATTGATAAATTAGAATCTATTAGTGGTTTCCATGTAGAAATTACAAATGATAAATTTATTGAATTAGTTAACCGTGACAAAGTTGCTGTTATTGGTCAAACAGGTAACTTAACTCCTGCAGACAAGAAATTATACGCACTTCGTGACGTAACTGGGACTGTTAACTCAATTCCATTAATAGCTAGTTCTATTATGAGTAAAAAAATTGCATCAGGAGCTAATGCAATAGTTCTAGATGTTAAAACAGGCGCAGGGGCTTTCATGAAAACGGATAAAGATGCAGAAAATTTAGCTCATGCAATGGTTCAAATTGGTAATAATGTAGGAAGAAATACCATGGCAATAATATCCGACATGTCACAACCTTTAGGATTTGCAATTGGTAATGCACTTGAGGTAAAAGAAGCCATTGATACATTAAAAGGAGAAGGTCCTGAAGATCTTACAGAACTTGTCCTAACACTTGGAAGTCAGATGGTAGTGCTTGCTAAAAAAGCAAAAACATTAGAAGAAGCAAGAAAAATGCTTCTTGAAGTAATAAAAAATGGTAAAGCAATAGACAAATTTAAAGTATTTGTTAAAAATCAAGGTGGAGATGAATCAGTTGTAGATAACCCAGAAAAATTACCACAAGCTAAATATAAAATTGATGTCCCTGCTTTAACTAGTGGTTTTATATCTAATATGGTAGCTGATGAGATTGGTATTGCAGCAATGTTACTTGGTGCAGGAAGAGCAACAAAAGAGGATAAAATTGATTTAGCAGTAGGCCTTATGCTACGCAAAAAAGTTGGCGACAAGGTAGAAAAGGGTGAACCTATCTTAACTATATATTCAAATCGTGAAAATGTAGAAGATGTAAAAGCAAAAATATATGAAAATATCTCTATTAGTGATCATGCAACTAAGCCAACATTAATCCATGAAATTATTACTAAGTAGTGGGTGGAAAGGGAAAGTGTATAGATGCTTTAAATTCTAGCGCTATAAGTATTGGGTTACTATCCGGGGTCTGGATCATACTAAGTACTAAACTTGGACTTATGGCCTGGGTTGGTTTTATGGGATGTACTAGTTATTATGCTGCTGGAAACCGGTTTGTAAAAGGCTGGAAGAAATCAGTGATATGTAATATATCTGGAATTATTTGGGCGATGATTGCTATTCAGTTTTCAAATATGATTCCTATACCAGAACCAGTAGCTGTTATGACTACCATTATTTCATTTTTTATAATTGCGCAAGCTAAAATTCCATTTTTAGCATTTATTCCTGGAACTTTTGTAGGGTGTGCTTCAACTTTTGGGATGAATGGAAATTGGAAAGCTACAACAATAGCCTTATTAATGGGATCAGTCTTAGGAATACTTTCAGATGTTGGTGGAGTTTTAATTAAAAAACTAACTGAGAGAAAATCGGATAAGACAATATCACAAGTTTCATAAAAAAAATTATTGAGAGAGTTAAAAATAAAGTTGACACCATATGAATGATGTTAACTTTATTTTTATTTAAAAACTTAATAATTTTTCGGTTAGGTTGGCTTTAGATATCCTAAATTTAACAAAGATATATAAAGTAATTAATTTATCAAACGATATATTAATTGGAGGAGAACGAATTTATAGTAATACATATAAGATTAAAATTAAAATATGACAAATCTAGACATTAACAATATAACAATTAGTAGTAAAAATTATATTGATTGGAGTGGATAAACTTGATTAAAAAATTCTCTTTCAAAATGAAATTATTATTTACCATTTTACCAGCAGTAATAATTGGAATGTTAGTTTTAAGTTACACGGCATTTTATCAGTTTAAGAAAACTATGGAAAGCGAAATTATTAGCAGCAGGGTAGAAACAACGAACGGCCTGTCAGAAAATATAAATTCTTGGTTAAATGGAAAGCTTCTTGAAGTAAGAAGTTCTGCAAATACACCTACAGCCAAATTAATTAATTCAAATTTAGGCGCTGTTGATAAATTTAATTCAGAGAGAATTAAGTATTTAGAAAAAAATTATCCTGGTGAATATGATAATGCAGCTGCTACATTATTTAACAATGATGGAAAGTCTAGGGCGCAATATTCTAATGGGAAACTTGTAAATGGTGATGTGTCTGAAAAACCATGGTATAAAGGTTTAATGAGTGGTGCGCCATATCTTATATCAAATCCAGTAGTGTCAAAAGGGACTGGTAAAACTTTAGTAGTAGTGGGAGTTCCAATAAAAGATCCAGCTGACAAAACTATAGGAACAATTATATCAGGAGTTAATCTTTCTTACATTCAGGATAAAGTTAAAGATTTTAAATTTGGAGAAAAAGGTTATAGTTTATTAATTGGAAAAGATGGAACAATTCTTGTAGATCCAGACAAGGAATTAGTAATGAAAAAGAAAATATCAGATATAGCGGATGCAAACATGCAAGCGTTAGGTAAGGATATGCTTCAACAAAAATCTGGTATATTCAGATTTAGTAACAATAATGGGAAATACATAGTATTTTATAATAAAGTTCCTTTAGCTGGTTGGAGTGTAGCTAGTGTAGTAGATGAAAGTGAACTTTTTGCTCCGGCTCAAAGGATGATGATAACTTTACTTTTAATTACATTATTAATTGTGGTTATACTTGCTTTTATAATTGTGTTAATTGCGAAACGAATAACATCACCTTTAACTAAATTATCTGAGTTCTCTGAGCAAATTGCTTTAGGGAATCTTAGTAATAAATTAACTATTAATCAAAATGATGAAATTGGGAAAGTGGCAAATAGCTTGAATGGTACTGTAGCTAGCTTGAAAGATATGATAACCTCAATAGGTGACTCAGCTAGTGAAGTTGGCTTACTGTCAAATAATTTGTCATTAACAACAAAAGAATCTGCACGTGGAACGGAGGAAGTTTCTCAAACTATGCAAGAAATAGCTAGTGGAGCTATTAAGCAGGCTGAAAATGCTGGTAAAGCAACAAGGATAACAAGCGAGTTAGTAAAAGATATAAATGAGGTTCTAGAACAGTGCAGATATATGACAAATGTTGTAGAAAAATCTATGAAAGTAAGTAATTCTGGTGCACAAGGTATCAAAGATGCAGTAGAGAGTATGGAAACTATAGCTAAAACGAATAGCTATAATGTTGAAAGAACACATGATTTATTAGAACAATCAAAAGAAATTGGTCAAATAGTAGATGTAATAAGTGATATAGCTGAACAGACTAATTTGTTGGCACTTAACGCAGCAATAGAGGCTGCAAGAGCTGGAGAGCATGGAAAAGGGTTTGCTGTAGTCGCAGATGAAGTGAAAAAACTTGCCGAGCAGTCAGGTGAGGCTTCAAAGCGTATAGTAGAACTTATAAATGGAGTTCAGAACCAAGTTGAAACCATAGCTGTGACAATGGATAAAGGTACAAATGAAGTAGTGAGTGGTGTTCAAGTTGCAATTCAAGCTGGTAAAAATTTCGATGAGATAGAAAAAGTTTTCGGTGAACTAGCTTCTACAGTACGTAATATGTCACAATCTACAAGTAATATGTCTAAGAAATCAGATATTACAGTTGAAGCTATAGATAGCTTTGCGGCTATATCAGAAGAAAATTCTGCTGCTACAGAACAGGTTACAGCATCAACTGAAGAGCAGACAGCTAGTATGTATAAAATAGGGGAAACAGCCAATAAATTGGATGACTTGGTTGAGAGACTTAAGGAAACGGTTAATAAATTTAAATTATAAGATGCTAGGAAAATTAGGTGAGTTTTTAGTACCATATATAGTAGGATGGTTTATTCAAAAATATAACACAAAGGGATTCCCAAATTATAATGGGAATCCCTTAAAACATATCTAAATTAAATTATATTTTTTTCTTTTCTTTGAAACATATAATAAGCATATGAAGATAATAACTAATGAAATGATTAATGTGGTGATAATTCCATAATATTCTCCTGCAAAACCACTCGAAGAAACATGTTTGATGAGTATCCCCAAATAAGCCCAAAATATAACTATACCATAAGGGATATCCTTATTTTTTAGCGTTGTAGCCATGCCAATAACAAGACCAACTAATAAAATAATTATTGTCCAGATTTGCTCAGATAAGCCCCAACCATTCCAGCCTAAACTAACAAGCAGTGTGGTAGCATTAGCTATTGTTGCTACAGTAATCCAACCAAAATAAACGCTAAAAGGAAGTTTTACAAATAATTTTTCCTTTGAGGTTAGTTCTATGGAGTTTATTTTATCATTGATTTTAATTAAGCAAACCAGTATTACTATCATTAAAATCATGGAAAGTGGAATAACTTTATACTGCCAGCTAAATATCCATGTTGCATTGGTTAGTGAAGATATAATAAAATAACCATCAATAAGTTTAACTATAGCGTTAGTATCACTTCCTTTAAAAAGCCCCAGTTGATAAATTACAAATCCAGCAAGTAATATGTATATTATTCCCCATATTGCAAATGTAACGCCAGCAGGTGCAAATAGATTAGGATAAGAATCAGAAACTCCACCAGTTGTTATTCCATTAATCGGTAAAATGTTGGCTAATGCATTAACAGTAACCATGAGAACAAAACTAAGCACAGTAAAAATTTTTAGAATTTTTACGCCTCTTTCCTTAGACATTATTAAATCACTCTCCAATCTTATTATTTATAATGATACTCTTATCTTACTAAACTTTCTCATTAAATACACCATAAATATAATTTATTGCTCTATATCTAAATAGAGGTGGTTACATCTGCACACTTCGTTTTAAGGTATCATATATTAATTATTTAAAGCCTTTAAAAAAGGCTTTAATGGCAATGTATTTTAGAGAAAAACGGTAAGCGGAAATGTAACAGTAAATAAGAAGTATGGTATTATAATAAATGGACAAAAAACAAAAAATAGTTCAGTGGGGAGCGATATAATTTGAAAATTTTTATCAAGAAAAAATGGAAATATTCTCTACTGCTTATTCCAATAATAATCATAATAATTATAGGATATACAAGCGATTATTATAGGGAAATGCCGGAAGCTAAAATTATGCTTCGGTCAAATGATAAGGTTGAATATACTGGTTCACCTTGGATTGAATATACTGCTAAAAACAAAATAGTTACGAAAGGATTAATTATATATCCTGGCGGAAAAGTTGCACCTGAGGCTTATGCACCTTTAGCTGAGAAAGTAGCGGAGTCTGGTTTTAAAGTTGTAATTGTACCAATGCCAATGAATCTTGCTGTACTTTCTCCTAATAAGGCAGAAAAAGTAATAGGAAAATATCCGCAAATTAAGCAGTGGTATATAGCTGGGCATTCCCTTGGAGGGGTTATGGCATCACAATTTGCATATAAAAACCAAGATAAAATTAATGGATTAATACTCTTAGCGGCATATCCTCAGAAAAGTAACAATCTATCATCAAGTGTAGTAAAAGTTTTGTCAATGTATGGGACTAAAGATGGGTTTGTTGGAAAGGATAAGATTGATGAATCTAGAAAACTATTGCCTAAAAGCACAAAATTGATTCCTATTAAAGGAGGTAATCATTCTCAAAATGGTTGGTATGGATTCCAAAAGGGGGACAATGCAGCCACAATAACGAGAGATGAGCAGCAAAATATTATAGATAAAGCTATAGTTGAATTTATTGGTGAAAATTAGAGTGTGCTTAACTTAGTTTGATGTTAGAGTTAGAAAAAATAGAGTTATTGGATAAACGTTTATCCAATAACTCTATTTTTTCTAAATATTAATACTTTACAGTGTATATTATGATTCCAATACTGAGTTAGTATCATCTTCGTCTATAGCATCTTGTTTTGATTTTATTGACAGGTTGGAGATTACAAAAGCTAGTAAAGTAGGTATAAGCCATGAAAATCCTGCACTAGCTAGAGGGATAAATTTAATGAATCCAATGCTACCAGCATATGTAGCATTTATGGTATCTAAAATACTTATAATTAGTGTTGTGTATATAGTTATAGCAACGACTTTATTATTTTTAACTTTATCACCAAGCAATGTAATAACTATTAGAACAATTACAATCGGGTATAAAATTTGTAAAACAGGACCTGCAAATGTAACTATACTATCAACGTCGTTTGTAGCTATTAATCCACTTACTACAGCCATAATAATAGCAGCGGTTTTGTAAGATAATTTGTTTTTTGAAAGATTAGCAAAGAATTCCGCTCCACTTGCAAGTAATCCTATAGCAGTTGTTAAGCATGCAAGTGCAACACATAAACTAAGAACAACTGAACCAATATTTCCAAGGTCTAACTTAACAAGTTCGGTAACTAGAGTGGTTCTCGCTATATTTTTTGGAAACAAAGTACTTGACTGCGTACCAAGATACATAAGTCCACCATATACAAAAGCTAAACCAGTTACGGCGACTATTGCCGATTTTATTGTCATCTTCATTATATCTTTTGCATTTTTATAACCTTTTGCTTTAACAGATGAAATAATTATGCCTGCAAATATAACAGAAGCCATAACATCCATTGTTTGATAGCCTTCTATTAAAGCTTTTGAAAATCCATTTTTGTAAGATGTATTTACAATCGGTCCAATAGGATCTATTATTCCTTTAAATATAATTATAGCGAGCATTAATAAAAGTGCTGGTGTAAGTATTTTACCAACGTTATCAATTATTGAAGAAGGTTTAAGTACAAATGCAAGCGTTACTAAAAAATACAATATAACTATTATGTTTTGTGATACTGATGGAAATAAAGGATGTATTCCAAGTTCAAAAGTTGTTGCAGCTGTTCTTGGAATTGCAAGTAACGGTCCAATAACAAGAATTAAAGCTACACTTGTTATTACAGCAAATTTTTTGCCTACTCTATTTGCCATCTTTTCGTAAGTACCATTAATCTTAGCACAAGCGATTATTCCAATTAGCGGAAGGCCAACTCCTGTAATGAGGAAGCCTGTAATAGATGTAAAATAAGCACTTCCTGCTGCTTTTCCGAGGAATGGTGGAAAAATTAGGTTCCCAGCACCAAAAAACATTGCAAATAGCGCAAA
Encoded here:
- a CDS encoding methyl-accepting chemotaxis protein, translating into MKLLFTILPAVIIGMLVLSYTAFYQFKKTMESEIISSRVETTNGLSENINSWLNGKLLEVRSSANTPTAKLINSNLGAVDKFNSERIKYLEKNYPGEYDNAAATLFNNDGKSRAQYSNGKLVNGDVSEKPWYKGLMSGAPYLISNPVVSKGTGKTLVVVGVPIKDPADKTIGTIISGVNLSYIQDKVKDFKFGEKGYSLLIGKDGTILVDPDKELVMKKKISDIADANMQALGKDMLQQKSGIFRFSNNNGKYIVFYNKVPLAGWSVASVVDESELFAPAQRMMITLLLITLLIVVILAFIIVLIAKRITSPLTKLSEFSEQIALGNLSNKLTINQNDEIGKVANSLNGTVASLKDMITSIGDSASEVGLLSNNLSLTTKESARGTEEVSQTMQEIASGAIKQAENAGKATRITSELVKDINEVLEQCRYMTNVVEKSMKVSNSGAQGIKDAVESMETIAKTNSYNVERTHDLLEQSKEIGQIVDVISDIAEQTNLLALNAAIEAARAGEHGKGFAVVADEVKKLAEQSGEASKRIVELINGVQNQVETIAVTMDKGTNEVVSGVQVAIQAGKNFDEIEKVFGELASTVRNMSQSTSNMSKKSDITVEAIDSFAAISEENSAATEQVTASTEEQTASMYKIGETANKLDDLVERLKETVNKFKL
- a CDS encoding DUF1097 domain-containing protein; amino-acid sequence: MGGKGKCIDALNSSAISIGLLSGVWIILSTKLGLMAWVGFMGCTSYYAAGNRFVKGWKKSVICNISGIIWAMIAIQFSNMIPIPEPVAVMTTIISFFIIAQAKIPFLAFIPGTFVGCASTFGMNGNWKATTIALLMGSVLGILSDVGGVLIKKLTERKSDKTISQVS
- the deoC gene encoding deoxyribose-phosphate aldolase, which gives rise to MNIATIIDHTELKPDATKEQILQLIKEAKTNKFASVCVNPKWTKEASLGLKDSGVSVCVVIGFPLGANTTETKAFEASDAIKNGATEVDMVISVGELKDKNYTYVEDDIKAVVEAAKGKALVKVIIETCLLTKDEKIKACELAKKAGADFVKTSTGFSKGGATVEDVKLMRETVGTEMGVKASGGIHTKEEATQMINAGANRIGTSSGISIIS
- a CDS encoding lantibiotic ABC transporter permease, whose product is MSKERGVKILKIFTVLSFVLMVTVNALANILPINGITTGGVSDSYPNLFAPAGVTFAIWGIIYILLAGFVIYQLGLFKGSDTNAIVKLIDGYFIISSLTNATWIFSWQYKVIPLSMILMIVILVCLIKINDKINSIELTSKEKLFVKLPFSVYFGWITVATIANATTLLVSLGWNGWGLSEQIWTIIILLVGLVIGMATTLKNKDIPYGIVIFWAYLGILIKHVSSSGFAGEYYGIITTLIISLVIIFICLLYVSKKRKKYNLI
- a CDS encoding NupC/NupG family nucleoside CNT transporter, coding for MKYIIGIIGLIVVLGLAWITSADKKKVKYRPIVVMVILQFILGFILLNTGVGNFLVGGVASGFSLLLKCAAEGVNFVFGGLVNDNQFTFFIGVLLPIVFISALIGILQYWKVLPFVIKYIGLGLSKINGMGKLESYNGVAAAILGQSEVFISVKKELDLLPEHRLYTLCASAMSTVSMSIVGSYMVLLKPRYVVTALILNLFGGFIICSIINPYTVTAEEDILVVKEEKKQSFFEMLGEYIMDGFKVAIIVGAMLIGFVAIIAMINMAFKGVFGISFQNILGYVFSPFAILMGVPFKEAVPAASIMATKLVSNEFVAMTSLASIHLTARTTAIVSVFLVSFANFSSIGIIAGAVKGLNEKQGNVVARFGLKLLFGATLVSVLTATVVGLII
- a CDS encoding sugar-binding transcriptional regulator, with protein sequence MDSEKQQLSVEVARLYYQSDYSQQQIALQLGISRPTISRLLQYAKIKGYVKISIIDPFDDLDKLAYELKEKYELNDVHVVFSPRDDYVSSREYISKEAAEYLQGTIKNGDIIGVSWGTTMYEVAKRLMPQSVKGIEVVQLKGGISHSDVNTYASETIALFAEAFKTVPRYLPLPVIFDNAIVKQMVEEDRHIKSTMEMGIQANVAIFTVGTVRDGALLFRLGYLNEKEKKILMEKSVGDICSRFFDENGEICDEQINNRTIGISIDELKQKEKSILVAGGKLKLKAIKGALKAKSANILITDQYTAKRLLE
- a CDS encoding pyrimidine-nucleoside phosphorylase translates to MRMVDVISKKRDGKELTTKEINFFIEGYTKGDIPDYQASSLAMAIYFQDMNDRERADLTMAMVNSGETIDLSKIEGIKVDKHSTGGVGDTTTLVLAPLVAALDIPVAKMSGRGLGHTGGTIDKLESISGFHVEITNDKFIELVNRDKVAVIGQTGNLTPADKKLYALRDVTGTVNSIPLIASSIMSKKIASGANAIVLDVKTGAGAFMKTDKDAENLAHAMVQIGNNVGRNTMAIISDMSQPLGFAIGNALEVKEAIDTLKGEGPEDLTELVLTLGSQMVVLAKKAKTLEEARKMLLEVIKNGKAIDKFKVFVKNQGGDESVVDNPEKLPQAKYKIDVPALTSGFISNMVADEIGIAAMLLGAGRATKEDKIDLAVGLMLRKKVGDKVEKGEPILTIYSNRENVEDVKAKIYENISISDHATKPTLIHEIITK
- the deoB gene encoding phosphopentomutase, whose amino-acid sequence is MEKFKRIHIIVMDSVGIGESPDSKDFDDFNVNTLAHIAQKKNGLNLPNMEALGLSNIYEIKGVEKAIHPKAYYTKMQEASCGKDTMTGHWEMMGLFIDKPFRVFLDGFPKELIEKIETFSGRKIIGNRPASGTEIIKELGERQLKTGELIVYTSGDSVLQIAANEEIIPLDELYKICDYCRKITLDNPYKLGRIIARPFVGKTADTFKRTSNRHDYALKPFDKTVMNYLKDDNLDSIAIGKISDIFLGEGVTKAIRTTSNMDGMDKLITLLDEEFHGISFLNLVDFDAVYGHRRDPTGYGDALEAFDKRLPEVFEKLQEDDLLLITADHGNDPTYRGTDHTREYVPLLAYSKRFKEGKDLGVRKTFADIGATVAYNFNVKIPKYGESFLEKLK
- a CDS encoding cytidine deaminase, whose protein sequence is MEYEKLVSQALQARKNAYAPYSNFKVGAAVLTNDGKIFTGCNIENASYGATNCAERTAIFKAVSEGYTTIKAIAIVGVQNDYTYPCGICRQVIAEFATDDTKIILGKNDTEYLVKTLDEILPGAFTKKDLGK